Proteins encoded within one genomic window of Epinephelus lanceolatus isolate andai-2023 chromosome 9, ASM4190304v1, whole genome shotgun sequence:
- the f2rl2 gene encoding proteinase-activated receptor 3, with translation MADLVPGLLICLMAVQTFQHDGNTTEVKTNIPPGVIPKTFKGRLYKNHTNQLPLYPSTNPWLYVDSEAPVMAYTTGVLSTRVIPSSYILAMLVGIPSNAYILAFLRHRAKSLSTVILYLNLALSDLLLLLSLALRVHYHFNGNNWIFGEISCRVITALFYGNVYSSAQTIASISVKRYLAVVRPFLYRRLAKTTLAVWTCLVVWFLFAAAIVPELLVRQSYQIIQMGVTTCHDVLPLEEKSHSVLVPYRLMLVCLGFIVPFLICIYAHVAVVYHLGQSRCDWKPFIRVSTLVFIIFVVCFLPSGILHIAHYIRLFTGGDDRLYGYYRVAVCLCCFHSCLDPFLCMLISKMAASELQFISLRGIPQRPSVMT, from the coding sequence GAAATACAACAGAGGTCAAAACCAATATTCCACCTGGTGTGATACCAAAAACCTTCAAGGGGAGGCTCTACAAAAACCACACAAACCAGTTGCCACTCTATCCCAGCACAAACCCTTGGCTGTATGTGGACTCAGAGGCCCCGGTGATGGCCTACACTACAGGGGTCCTCAGCACAAGGGTCATACCTTCATCATACATCCTGGCCATGCTCGTGGGCATCCCCTCCAACGCCTACATTCTCGCCTTCCTCAGACACAGAGCAAAGTCCTTATCCACAGTAATTCTCTACCTGAACCTGGCCTTGTCCgacttgctgctgctgctgtctctaGCGCTGCGTGTTCACTACCACTTCAACGGAAACAACTGGATATTTGGGGAAATCTCCTGCCGGGTCATCACAGCCTTGTTCTATGGCAATGTTTACAGTTCAGCTCAAACTATAGCAAGCATCAGTGTGAAGCGCTACCTGGCCGTGGTCAGACCGTTTTTGTACAGACGGCTGGCTAAGACTACGCTGGCAGTGTGGACATGCTTGGTTGTCTGGTTCCTGTTCGCGGCTGCCATTGTGCCAGAGCTCCTGGTCCGGCAGAGTTACCAGATCATCCAGATGGGAGTCACCACCTGCCATGATGTGCTTCCCCTCGAAGaaaaatcccattctgtgctgGTGCCGTACAGGCTGATGCTGGTTTGTCTGGGCTTCATAGTGCCCTTCCTGATATGTATCTATGCCCATGTGGCTGTGGTATACCACCTCGGGCAATCTCGTTGTGACTGGAAGCCATTCATCAGGGTCAGCACACTAGTTTTCATcatctttgtggtgtgtttctTGCCAAGCGGCATCCTGCACATCGCCCACTACATCCGCCTGTTTACCGGGGGAGACGACAGGCTGTATGGATACTACAGAGTagctgtgtgtctctgctgctTCCACAGTTGTCTGGACCCCTTCCTGTGTATGCTGATTTCCAAGATGGCTGCCTCAGAACTACAATTCATCTCCCTCCGTGGGATTCCTCAGAGGCCGTCTGTCATGACGTGA